From the Solea senegalensis isolate Sse05_10M linkage group LG16, IFAPA_SoseM_1, whole genome shotgun sequence genome, one window contains:
- the cenpo gene encoding centromere protein O, translated as MEGLSSKGVLSHLSVLAVQTKSRRNPPQQSTRVKELKAEAEALMMRREQLKAEIQTHKSLQRMRLSMDKGEEEMDEDSENSQLLQLMAKHSQLKDLLYAHHLIGGYDIIKTSLGKGVCVSVTTAYEGVYLDTYNLEIDLKPVLRITRHNVPPFIPLNELAEQNNIQTNIKAFLDVLSQHLNAHAGRKQQLKLVKERFPSVDVMESNVLCSILVLMFTVPRQKTAVLCTLNYSDHTRCLPTTVHIQCEDKDLPESPEWKKKQSLLMEMPVHKVLMTMKTMGDIF; from the exons atggAGGGATTGTCCTCGAAGG gtgttttaaGTCACCTAAGTGTGCTGGCGGTTCAGACGAAGAGCCGCAGAAATCCTCCCCAGCAGTCGACGCGTGTGAAGGAGCTGAAGGCTGAAGCTGAAGCGCTGATGATGCGGAGAGAGCAACTGAAGGCAgagatacagacacacaag AGTCTTCAGAGAATGCGGCTGTCTATGgacaaaggagaggaggaaatggaTGAAGACTCGGAGAACTCACAGCTACTGCAGCTGATGGCCAAACATTCACAACTGAAAGATCTTCTGTATGCCCATCACCTGATTG GTGGGTATGACATCATCAAGACAAGCCTTGGTAAAGGAGTGTGCGTGTCTGTGACAACGGCCTACGAGGGCGTTTATTTAGACACCTACAACCTGGAGATAGACCTGAAGCCCGTGCTGAGGATCACTCGTCATAACGTTCCCCCGTTCATTCCCCTGAACGAACTCGCTGAGCAgaacaacatacaaacaaacataaaggCTTTTCTGGACGTGCTCAGCCAGCATCTCAACGCCCACGCTGGACggaagcagcagctgaagcTCGTTAAG GAGCGATTCCCGTCCGTAGACGTGATGGAGAGTAATGTCTTGTGTTCTATACTGGTGCTGATGTTCACCGTGCCAAGGCAGAAGACTGCTGTCCTCTGCACGTTGAACTACTCTGACCACACCAGGTGTCTTCCCACCACAGTGCACATTCAGTGTGAAG aCAAAGACCTTCCTGAGTCTCCAGagtggaagaaaaaacagaGTCTGCTCATGGAGATGCCAGTGCACAAAGTTTTGATGACCATGAAAACGATGGGggatattttttaa
- the adgrf3a gene encoding adhesion G protein-coupled receptor F5: MMWAFIFLYILGINIYQATGEVPSVQMYYVKLTVDKSAIANVSRILASFAGNSILRVEDLQMSTICERVSAHKECSCEPGYRWRDDICESDNKCTFTNSASPHRCISNNTVTISGSVTIKGTRYQNCLAFKETQQYRDCNSNLLTEMKKVYSTLQGFEALKITKYSVGSIIVDFEMTVVTTLDTQDLVNRSYILIKSLSASFNLETTGLVRLIMPENPVKYNDAHTLVCMLNENVDIVPNWQLQVSSKQVSKITDGTVSHIKNTAGNSTLHLNKITEVWAGTYTCTFILNTNSCVITHRASALLDVALLPDIDITTDPQFPRCRNTDDLLTVTGTCEIGTSTENYTVTWSSADRSSTIFSETPLHVSGGNLVSTAMAAVGCNMTAHKPQLTCTFVNRLHQRRNASVDINIIHVGEDFCKAEDDWGEAKPDHTFVLKCFNSAGKRHRKCNGTIPVEWEEEESRCVNQEVNAIWQKASMVDIGIGELDENAGEVFSNLNGVTNNTETINSHANMDASVGILLIMSEKLNHISNDATVNDFLHSCSNLMNKSLQGAWKGRRDDNLTLAETYLSSVERLIEVSNIARLTKKTNIEVDQCDKVQGSECTNKVFNVTVKFHSSYNDTVKTTGFQQLVTYLPNKDDKYRPNSIVVSTTSKKHSGSVQVEINFQLHRPRAKNVEMQCVSWDNTTRQWSTYGCEWKRTEGHCVCSHLSSFAILMAREPIEIPWMTEITYVGLSVSVVSLVISLVIELTIWSMVVKTNTLYLRHTAHMNISLCLLIAHCCFFASSKPLKISDTWCKTFVVLKHFCYLATFFWMLCLSSTLLHQTIFLFHEVSKKTYLRFSFTLGYICPFLIVTITFLCNGGAEGKYFSRDTCWLVYAGGFQGSIHTFLIPIGTIIIFNVFSMLVVIMKLVNHPMTSHHSAAAKTIMRTVVLLTPIFGVTWLIGFGVTIVDLTQGQLALVVNYLFVLMNSFQGLFILLTTCLGDKLTRDALLKRLRLRTSASTAESTTKSDPSVKK; encoded by the exons ATGATGTGGGCCTTTATATTTCTGTATATCCTGGGGATAAACATTTATCAG GCAACCggagaag TCCCGTCAGTGCAAATGTACTACGTCAAACTGACGGTGGACAAAAGTGCAATTGCGAACGTAAGTCGCATACTGGCGTCTTTTGCGGGGAACTCTATCCTGCGAGTCGAAGACCTTCAAATGTCAACAA TTTGCGAGCGCGTCTCGGCTCACAAGGAGTGTAGCTGCGAACCGGGCTACAGATGGAGGGATGACATTTGTGAGTCTGACAACAAATGCACCTTCACCAATAGCGCTTCTCCTCACAGATGTATTTCAAACAacacag ttACCATTAGCGGATCTGTTACCATAAAGGGTACACGCTATCAAAACTGTCTCGCATTCAAGGAAACGCAGCAATATCGCGACTGTAACAGCAACTTGTTAACGGAG ATGAAAAAGGTGTACAGCACTTTACAGGGATTTGAGGCCTTAAAAATCACCAAATATAG TGTTGGAAGCATCATTGTAGattttgaaatgactgttgTTACCACCTTGGACACTCAAGACCTGGTGAATAGGTCATACATCCTGATTAAGTCTCTATCCGCCAGCTTTAATCTGGAAACGACAG GTCTTGTCCGTTTAATTATGCCAGAAAACCCTGTGAAGTACAATGACGCGCACACGCTCGTGTGCATGCTAAACGAGAATGTGGACATCGTACCAAATTGGCAGCTCCAAGTATCCAGCAAGCAAGTCTCTAAAATCACAGATGGCACCGTGTCGCACATTAAGAATACGGCGGGAAACAGCACACTCCATCTGAATAAGATAACAGAAGTCTGGGCAG gAACTTACACATGCACCTTCATTCTGAACACAAATTCCTGCGTCATCACCCACAGAGCCAGTGCTCTTCTGGATGTCGCTCTCCTGCCGGACATCGACATCACGACAGACCCACAATTTCCTCGCTGTCGCAACACCGACGATTTGCTGACTGTAACAGGCACCTGTGAAATAGGGACAAGTACTGAAAACTATACTGTGACATGGTCGAGTGCAGACAGATCATCTACAATTTTTTCAGAGACTCCACTTC ATGTTTCAGGGGGAAACCTTGTGAGCACAGCTATGGCAGCGGTGGGCTGCAACATGACCGCGCACAAACCACAGCTGACGTGCACGTTCGTAAACCGGCTCCATCAAAGAAGAAATGCCTCAGTCGATATTAATATCATACACG TTGGTGAAGATTTCTGTAAAGCGGAGGACGACTGGGGTGAAGCCAAACCTGACCACACTTTTGTGTTAAAGTGCTTTAACTCAGCTGGGAAAAGACACAGGAAATGCAATGG TACTATACCTGTCGAATGGGAAGAGGAGGAATCCAGATGCGTaaaccaggaagtgaatgcAATATGGCAAAAAGCAAGT ATGGTCGACATTGGCATCGGAGAGTTGGATGAAAATGCTGGAGAAGTATTTTCCAACCTTAACGGAGTCACTAACAACACAGAGACTATAAACTCGCATGCCAACATGGATGCATCGGTTGGCATCCTCTTGATCATGAGTGAGAAGCTAAATCACATCAGTAATGATGCAACAGTGAAT GACTTTCTGCACTCATGCAGCAATCTGATGAATAAATCTCTTCAAGGTGCTTggaaaggaagaagagatgACAATTTGACCCTGGCAGAGACATATCTGAGTTCTGTGGAGCGATTGATTGAAGTGTCAAATATAGCACGTTTAaccaaaaagacaaatatagaAGTGGACCAATGTGACAAAGTGCAGGGGTCCGAATGTACCAACAAAGTGTTCAATGTCACAGTCAAATTTCACAGTTCATACAATGACACCGTGAAAACAACTGGATTTCAACAGCTGGTGACCTATTTGCCCAACAAGGATGACAAATACCGTCCAAACAGCATCGTTGTGTCGACAACCTCTAAAAAACATTCTGGCTCAGTTCAGGTTGAAATAAACTTCCAGTTGCATCGTCCAAGAGCTAAGAATGTGGAGATGCAGTGTGTCTCATGGGACAACACCACCAGACAGTGGTCAACATATGGATGTGAGTGGAAGCGTACTGAGGGACACTGTGTCTGCAGCCATTTGTCCTCGTTTGCCATTCTCATGGCTCGGGAACCAATAGAGATTCCTTGGATGACGGAGATCACCTACGTTGGACTGTCTGTATCAGTTGTGTCCCTAGTTATTAGTCTTGTAATCGAACTGACTATCTGGAGTATGGTAGTTAAAACGAATACGCTGTATCTACGTCACACTGCTCACATGAACATTTCCCTGTGCTTGCTCATTGCGCATTGCTGTTTCTTTGCATCGTCGAAGCCACTGAAGATTTCAGATACCTGGTGCAAGACGTTCGTGGTGTTGAAGCATTTCTGTTACCTCGCCACCTTCTTTTGGATGCTGTGTCTGAGCAGCACGCTCCTTCATCAGACGATTTTCCTGTTCCACGAAGTGTCCAAGAAGACCTATCTGAGGTTCTCATTTACCCTGGGCTACATCTGTCCCTTTCTCATTGTCACCATCACGTTCCTTTGCAATGGCGGCGCTGAAGGCAAATACTTCTCCAGAGATACCTGTTGGCTGGTCTACGCTGGAGGTTTTCAAGGATCCATTCATACATTTCTTATACCAATTGGTACAATTATCATTTTCAACGTGTTTTCCATGCTAGTGGTAATCATGAAGCTTGTGAATCATCCGATGACATCCCATCATTCAGCAGCTGCCAAGACTATCATGAGGACAGTTGTCCTTCTGACCCCGATCTTTGGTGTCACATGGCTGATTGGATTTGGTGTAACAATTGTTGACCTCACACAGGGACAACTGGCCCTTGTGGTCAATTATCTCTTTGTCCTGATGAATTCCTTCCAG GGTTTATTCATCTTGTTAACCACGTGCCTGGGAGACAAACTG ACCCGCGATGCACTGCTGAAGCGCCTCAGGTTACGG ACTTCAGCGTCCACCGCTGAGAGCACCACTAAGTCTGACCCATCAGTTAAGAAGTGA
- the slc5a6b gene encoding solute carrier family 5 member 6: MDLSDQKLFTVADYVVFAVLLVISMGIGLYYALSGGRQRTTQEFLMADRSMSCLPVSLSLIASFQSAVAIIGVPAEIFNHGTQYWFIGCAYILGLLIPAHVYIPVFYRLQLSSSFQYLEMRFSKVVRICGTLTFIAQMVVYMGVCVYTPAFALNAVTGFELWGTVLATGLVCTLYTTLGGLKAVIWTDVFQTLVMFAGQLAVIVVGVQKTGGVSEVWRKVWEGNRISGLDLNPDPTERHTFWTLGVGGIFLMLSLYGVNQAQVQRYLSARTEKEAVRSCYMVFPSLQLALALSCVMGLVMFARYSGEDHSDKLAATSSNAMVIYFVMDMLQGLPGLPGLFVACLFSAALSTISSAFNSLATVTMEDLVKPHFPAMTESRALLLSKALAFSYGLLCLAMAYLTHLMGESVLQVALKIFGMVGGPILGVFSLGMFFPWANSTGAVAGLGAGLSLSFWIGIGAIFTRNSTTGPLQTDYTVNTTLSAIRTALSNVTVSRPSGLKRFYSLSYMWYSAFNCFTVILIGLIISFITGPMKEEDVTPGTVYPLLGKLLCFLPDRLKKKLCCVTPLGQTLSLQQRQPLQCKESNRQGEGPSQEETETFLPDAHVTCVEHETSL; this comes from the exons ATGGACCTGTCCGACCAGAAGCTCTTTACCGTTGCGGACTATGTGGTCTTTGCCGTCCTGCTCGTCATCTCCATGGGCATCGGCCTGTACTACGCTCTGTCGGGTGGCCGCCAGCGCACCACGCAGGAGTTTCTGATGGCAGACAGGAGCATGAGCTGTCTTCCTGTTTCCCTGTCGCTCATTGCCTCGTTCCAGTCCGCTGTGGCAATCATCGGCGTACCAGCGGAGATTTTCAACCACGGTACTCAGTACTGGTTCATCGGCTGTGCCTACATCCTGGGCCTTCTTATTCCAGCTCATGTTTACATTCCGGTGTTCTACAGACTGCAGCTCTCTAGCTCTTTCCAG TATCTGGAAATGCGGTTCAGCAAAGTGGTGCGTATCTGTGGAACCTTGACCTTCATCGCTCAGATG GTTGTTTATATGGGAGTTTGTGTCTATACTCCTGCCTTTGCACTAAATGCAG TTACTGGATTTGAACTATGGGGAACAGTGCTGGCCACTGGGCTGGTGTGCACATTGTACACAACACTC GGCGGTCTGAAGGCGGTCATCTGGACGGACGTCTTTCAGACTCTTGTGATGTTTGCCGGGCAGCTGGCTGTCATTGTGGTGGGGGTGCAGAAGACTGGAGGAGTCTCTGAAGTCTGGAGGAAGGTCTGGGAGGGAAACCGCATCTCCGGTCTTGA CCTGAACCCAGATCCTACAGAGAGACACACTTTCTGGACTCTGGGTGTTGGCGGCATCTTCCTCATGCTGTCTCTGTATGGAGTGAACCAGGCTCAGGTTCAGAGATACCTCAGCGCGCGCACAGAGAAGGAGGCTGTCAG GTCTTGCTACATGGTGTTTCCCTCACTGCAGCTGGCTCTGGCTCTCAGCTGTGTGATGGGCTTGGTCATGTTTGCGCGTTACTCTGGAGAGGATCACTCGGACAAGCTGGCTGCCACCTCCAGTAATGCG atgGTGATTTACTTTGTGATGGATATGCTGCAAGGTCTGCCTGGGCTGCCTGGACTATTTGTTGCCTGTTTGTTCAGTGCAGCACTCAG CACCATCTCATCCGCCTTTAACTCTTTGGCCACCGTGACAATGGAAGATCTCGTCAAACCACATTTCCCAGCTATGACAGAGAGCAGAGCGCTCCTGCTCTCCAAAGCTCTGG CTTTTTCCTATGGGCTGCTGTGTCTGGCCATGGCCTATCTCACGCACCTGATGGGGGAATCGGTTCTCCAG GTGGCTTTAAAAATCTTTGGGATGGTCGGTGGTCCTATCCTGGGTGTGTTTTCTCTCGGGATGTTCTTCCCCTGGGCCAACTCCACT GGAGCGGTGGCAGGTCTTGGTGCtggtctgtctttgtctttctggaTTGGCATTGGGGCCATCTTCACCCGCAATTCCACCACTGGACCACTGCAAACGGACTACACCGTCAACACCACGCTCTCTGCCATTCGGACTGCACTGAGTAATGTCACTGTGAG CCGACCCTCTGGGTTGAAGAGATTTTATTCACTGTCTTACATGTGGTACAGTGCATTCAACTGCTTCACGGTCATTTTAATAGGCCTGATCATCAGCTTCATCACAG GCCCAATGAAAGAAGAGGATGTGACACCAGGCACAGTTTATCCGTTGCTAGGAAAACTCCTCTGTTTTCTGCCTGACCGCCTGAAAAAGAAACTGTGTTGTGTGACTCCTCTGGGACAAACG cTCTCATTACAACAAAGGCAACCTTTACAGTGCAAAGAAAGCAACAGACAAGGCGAAGGACCGTCGCAGGAAGAGACGGAGACGTTTCTCCCCGATGCTCACGTGACGTGTGTGGAGCACGAGACGTCTCTGTGA